Proteins found in one Solitalea lacus genomic segment:
- a CDS encoding helix-turn-helix domain-containing protein: MNAIGKNIKSLRQSRNWSQEQVATKLGITAPAFSKIESGFTDINFSRLDQIAQLFGLSAVELITYHNQEEQKKYNSELQQLKDKLALREAEIIELQKKVISLLEKS; the protein is encoded by the coding sequence ATGAACGCAATAGGTAAAAATATTAAATCGCTCCGTCAGTCGAGAAACTGGTCTCAAGAACAAGTTGCCACTAAGTTGGGAATAACCGCTCCGGCATTCTCAAAAATTGAAAGTGGATTTACTGACATTAACTTTTCAAGGCTTGATCAAATAGCTCAACTGTTTGGACTTTCTGCAGTAGAACTGATTACATACCATAATCAAGAGGAGCAGAAAAAATACAATAGCGAGCTACAGCAGCTTAAAGATAAGCTGGCTTTGCGTGAAGCTGAAATTATTGAACTTCAGAAAAAAGTAATTTCGCTGCTTGAGAAAAGTTAG